In one Hyphomicrobium sp. 99 genomic region, the following are encoded:
- the pssA gene encoding CDP-diacylglycerol--serine O-phosphatidyltransferase — protein sequence MDTDEPFIETETRRRRRRSLFRHRRVPVRMLVPNFFTLLGLCAGLTSIRMGIEGRYDLALAAIVFAACLDGIDGRIARLLKASSRFGAELDSLADFVNFGVAPAFLIFNWGLGDLKSAGWICVMIFALASALRLARFNAALDDDKPKWQSNYFMGMPTPAAAIAVLLPLYLDQLGLADIKTQWALKIVLVYTVFIAFMMVSSIPTYSGKLVGERVGREWVLPIFVVAIGIVAFLFTYPYETLTALTVLYLAFIPASWRNFRDRSEGESAAAAAAQTASPATETPANEQGTGRIFTFRPTDPTK from the coding sequence ATGGATACGGATGAGCCATTCATCGAGACCGAAACGCGCCGTCGCAGGCGCCGGTCTCTCTTCCGTCACCGGCGCGTGCCGGTTCGGATGCTCGTGCCGAATTTCTTCACGCTCCTCGGCCTTTGCGCCGGCCTCACATCGATCCGCATGGGGATCGAGGGCCGGTATGATCTGGCGCTCGCGGCGATCGTTTTCGCCGCCTGCCTCGACGGCATTGATGGCCGCATCGCGCGCCTCCTGAAAGCATCGTCCCGCTTCGGCGCCGAGTTGGACAGCCTCGCCGATTTCGTAAACTTCGGCGTCGCGCCCGCTTTCCTGATTTTCAATTGGGGATTGGGCGACCTGAAGAGCGCAGGCTGGATCTGCGTCATGATCTTCGCGCTTGCTTCGGCGCTACGCCTCGCGCGCTTCAATGCGGCGCTCGATGACGATAAACCGAAGTGGCAGTCGAACTACTTCATGGGCATGCCGACGCCCGCAGCCGCCATCGCGGTGCTGCTGCCGCTCTATCTCGATCAGCTCGGGCTCGCCGATATCAAGACGCAGTGGGCGTTGAAGATCGTGCTCGTCTATACGGTATTCATCGCCTTCATGATGGTGTCGTCGATCCCGACGTACTCCGGCAAGCTCGTCGGTGAGCGCGTGGGACGCGAATGGGTTTTGCCGATCTTCGTCGTCGCCATAGGTATCGTCGCGTTCCTGTTCACGTACCCTTATGAAACGCTGACGGCGCTGACGGTCCTTTATCTCGCCTTCATTCCGGCGAGCTGGCGGAACTTCCGCGACAGGAGCGAGGGAGAGAGCGCCGCCGCTGCCGCCGCGCAAACGGCTTCTCCCGCGACGGAAACGCCGGCCAACGAGCAAGGGACCGGGCGGATCTTCACCTTCCGGCCAACCGACCCGACGAAATAA
- a CDS encoding dihydrofolate reductase, with the protein MNEITVSLIVAVSENGVIGRDGGLPWRLSSDLKTFRRLTMDRPIIMGRKTFQSIGKPLDGRDNIVVTRDPAFEVAGVSTCDTVSDALTLARILARTRGVEEIMVIGGAGVYEAAFPVADRIYLTRVHAVVEGDRHFAPLDTSEWIEASREELPKGPRDDHPSTLYVYNRRTSQ; encoded by the coding sequence ATGAATGAAATCACTGTTTCCTTGATCGTTGCCGTCTCCGAGAACGGCGTCATCGGCCGCGATGGCGGCCTGCCGTGGCGGCTCTCGTCCGACCTGAAGACGTTCCGCCGCTTGACGATGGACAGGCCCATCATCATGGGCCGCAAAACATTCCAATCGATCGGCAAGCCGCTCGATGGCCGCGACAACATTGTCGTCACGCGGGACCCGGCCTTCGAGGTCGCGGGCGTCTCGACCTGCGATACGGTGAGCGACGCGCTGACCCTTGCGCGCATTCTGGCGAGGACCCGCGGCGTCGAAGAGATCATGGTTATCGGCGGCGCTGGGGTCTACGAGGCGGCGTTTCCCGTTGCAGATCGCATCTATCTAACCCGCGTTCATGCCGTCGTCGAAGGCGACCGGCACTTCGCGCCCCTCGATACATCGGAATGGATTGAGGCAAGCCGGGAAGAACTGCCGAAGGGGCCGCGCGACGACCACCCATCGACGCTTTACGTTTATAATCGCCGGACATCCCAATGA
- a CDS encoding Do family serine endopeptidase, producing the protein MIKKRSALSVGVGFVALLFLGVSQPAFADFPNGPTSVAPLAKRLSDAVVNIATSQTVKGPAGVPLPKVPKGAPFEDFFDDFFNKRGGVPHGDRKISSLGSGFVIDGKEGLIVTNNHVIEGAEEIDINFHDGSKLVVEKILGRDTKADLALLKVSPKKPLADVKFGSSADIEVGDWVMAIGNPFGLGGSVSVGIISAKSRDINSGPYDDYLQTDAAINKGNSGGPLFNMNGEVIGVNTAIISPTGGSIGIGFAVPSDTVSKVVEQLKQYGEVRRGWLGVKIQTVTGDIAETLGLPENTGALVAAVTPDSPASKAGLVAGDVILKFDGKDVTSMRGLPKMVAQAAVGQAVDVELLRKGQKQNTQVTVGRLEDDDDNTSDLKSDAGKEDDPKGSDIIGLTLSPLSDDLRKKYNLDDKIKGVVVEAVDPQSPAASKGLKPGDVIVEAAQDIVSDPDDVAKSIEKVKKAGRKAVLLRVEDSKGDLRFVAVPVS; encoded by the coding sequence ATGATCAAGAAACGTTCGGCACTTTCTGTCGGGGTTGGCTTCGTCGCGTTGCTGTTCTTGGGCGTTTCACAGCCGGCCTTCGCTGATTTCCCCAATGGCCCGACCTCCGTCGCACCGCTCGCCAAACGCCTCTCCGATGCCGTCGTCAACATCGCGACATCCCAAACCGTCAAAGGTCCAGCCGGCGTTCCATTGCCCAAGGTGCCGAAGGGTGCGCCCTTCGAAGATTTCTTCGACGACTTCTTCAACAAGCGCGGCGGCGTGCCCCACGGAGACCGCAAGATCTCATCGCTGGGCTCCGGCTTCGTGATCGACGGCAAGGAAGGCCTGATCGTCACCAACAATCACGTCATCGAAGGCGCCGAGGAGATCGACATCAATTTCCACGACGGCTCCAAGCTCGTCGTCGAGAAGATCCTCGGCCGCGATACCAAGGCCGATCTCGCGCTGTTGAAGGTCTCGCCGAAGAAGCCGCTCGCCGATGTGAAATTCGGCTCCTCCGCCGACATCGAAGTGGGTGATTGGGTGATGGCCATCGGCAACCCGTTCGGCCTCGGCGGATCCGTTTCGGTCGGCATCATCTCGGCGAAAAGCCGCGATATCAATTCCGGCCCCTATGATGATTATCTGCAGACGGATGCTGCGATCAACAAAGGCAATTCCGGCGGTCCGCTGTTCAACATGAACGGCGAGGTGATCGGCGTGAACACCGCAATCATCTCTCCGACGGGCGGATCGATCGGCATCGGTTTCGCGGTCCCCTCCGATACCGTCTCGAAAGTCGTCGAGCAGCTGAAGCAATACGGCGAAGTGCGGCGCGGCTGGCTCGGCGTCAAGATTCAAACCGTCACCGGCGACATCGCCGAGACGCTGGGACTACCTGAAAACACCGGCGCGCTCGTCGCGGCCGTGACGCCCGACAGCCCGGCATCGAAAGCCGGACTGGTCGCGGGCGACGTCATTTTGAAATTCGACGGCAAGGACGTGACGAGCATGCGCGGCCTGCCGAAGATGGTCGCTCAAGCCGCTGTCGGACAAGCCGTCGATGTCGAGCTTCTCCGCAAGGGCCAGAAACAGAACACACAGGTAACCGTCGGCCGTCTCGAGGACGATGATGACAATACGAGCGACCTGAAGAGCGACGCTGGCAAGGAGGATGATCCGAAAGGTTCCGACATCATCGGCCTCACGCTTTCGCCCCTGAGCGACGATCTGCGCAAGAAGTACAACCTCGACGACAAGATCAAAGGCGTCGTGGTCGAAGCGGTCGATCCGCAGAGCCCGGCCGCAAGCAAAGGCCTGAAGCCGGGTGACGTGATCGTCGAAGCGGCGCAGGATATCGTTTCCGATCCCGACGACGTCGCAAAGAGCATCGAGAAGGTCAAGAAGGCCGGTCGCAAGGCCGTGCTGCTTCGTGTCGAGGACAGCAAAGGCGATCTTCGCTTCGTAGCAGTGCCGGTGTCGTGA
- a CDS encoding DUF2065 domain-containing protein, which produces MNDLLAGLGVALVLEGLLWAAAPLKARRAVEEIASLSTTRIQVCAVAAVALGVFVVWLARG; this is translated from the coding sequence ATGAACGATCTTCTAGCTGGTCTCGGCGTCGCCCTCGTCCTCGAGGGCCTGCTTTGGGCCGCCGCGCCTCTCAAGGCGCGGCGAGCCGTTGAGGAAATTGCAAGTTTAAGCACCACACGTATTCAGGTCTGCGCCGTCGCCGCCGTGGCGCTCGGCGTTTTTGTCGTTTGGCTGGCCCGGGGATAA
- the hflC gene encoding protease modulator HflC: protein MRAFFAFILTILGLAALGLYASAFIVHQNEQALVLRFGNPQQAITTPGLKWKVPFIDTVEKFDKRILDLDTTEQEVTASDQQRLIVDAYARYRIVDQLKFYQNVRYEDRVREVVGPLIESEIRRVLGSATLQEVVKDKRESLMKQIAAQVNKEGRDYGLEVVDVRIKRADLPKENLVKVYDRMRADRVREATELRAQGEAESNRIRANADKDVTIIKATATQKSDEIRGDGEAERSRIFADAFGQDPEFFRFYRSMQAYTSAIKPDDTRMLLSPDSQFFRYFQDPNGKAPASPAASAQR, encoded by the coding sequence ATGCGCGCGTTCTTCGCTTTTATCCTGACCATTCTCGGTCTCGCCGCGCTGGGGCTCTACGCCTCCGCGTTCATCGTCCACCAGAACGAGCAGGCGCTCGTGCTCCGCTTCGGTAATCCGCAGCAGGCCATCACGACGCCGGGTCTCAAATGGAAGGTGCCGTTCATCGACACCGTCGAAAAGTTCGACAAGCGTATCCTCGATCTCGATACGACCGAGCAGGAAGTGACGGCGTCGGATCAGCAGCGGCTCATCGTCGATGCCTACGCCCGCTATCGCATCGTCGACCAGCTGAAGTTCTATCAGAACGTCCGCTACGAAGACCGCGTCCGCGAGGTCGTCGGCCCGCTGATCGAATCCGAAATCCGCCGCGTGCTTGGCTCTGCAACTCTGCAGGAAGTCGTCAAGGACAAGCGCGAAAGCCTGATGAAGCAGATCGCAGCGCAGGTGAACAAGGAAGGCCGCGACTACGGTCTCGAAGTCGTCGACGTGCGCATCAAGCGCGCCGACCTTCCGAAGGAAAACCTCGTTAAGGTCTATGACCGGATGCGGGCTGACCGTGTTCGCGAGGCGACCGAGTTGCGCGCCCAGGGCGAAGCGGAAAGCAACCGCATCCGCGCCAACGCCGACAAGGACGTGACCATCATCAAGGCAACGGCGACGCAGAAGTCCGACGAAATCCGCGGCGACGGCGAAGCCGAGCGCAGCCGGATCTTCGCGGACGCCTTCGGACAGGACCCTGAATTCTTCCGGTTCTATCGCTCGATGCAGGCCTACACGTCGGCCATCAAGCCGGACGACACGCGCATGCTGCTATCTCCGGACAGCCAATTCTTCCGGTATTTTCAGGACCCTAACGGCAAGGCGCCAGCCTCGCCGGCCGCCTCCGCCCAGCGATGA
- the hflK gene encoding FtsH protease activity modulator HflK, with amino-acid sequence MPWTSQGGGGNPGGNGGRKGGGGPWGQGPWGPSGGGGGGGKEPPDLDEILRRGQDRMRQVMRGGGGNGNGGSGFGGGVPKPFIFFIAMLLLAGVAFYGFFFRVNPDEQGIVLRFGKFDRWEPSGLHFRWPYPIEEVRLPKVTQQRTIEVGAGRSVIGGQDSGLMLTGDGSVVDVRFVVFWRISPESDPTTGETGVEQFLFNIAQPETTVREVAESAMREVVGQSALQPLLTGGRQKTQEDVRNLMQKTLDYYRAGIKIDQIQLKEVDPPAEVIGAFREVAAAGQEKETLIKQAQTYQDQVTPRAHGDADRIIAAAEGYRDQTVAEATGQAARFTKVYDEYKKAPDVTRERLYLEMQERVLSGADKIIIDQKNTGQGVVPFLPLEQLQKRDQQQTDGAK; translated from the coding sequence ATGCCCTGGACGAGTCAAGGCGGTGGCGGCAACCCCGGTGGGAATGGCGGCCGCAAGGGCGGTGGTGGCCCGTGGGGCCAGGGGCCGTGGGGTCCGTCCGGTGGCGGCGGGGGTGGTGGTAAAGAGCCGCCCGATCTCGATGAAATTTTGCGTCGTGGCCAGGATCGCATGCGCCAAGTGATGCGCGGCGGCGGTGGTAACGGCAATGGTGGCAGCGGCTTCGGAGGCGGCGTGCCCAAACCGTTCATTTTCTTCATCGCGATGCTGCTGCTTGCAGGCGTCGCGTTCTACGGCTTCTTCTTCCGCGTCAATCCGGACGAGCAGGGCATCGTCCTGCGCTTCGGCAAGTTCGACCGTTGGGAGCCATCGGGCCTGCACTTCCGCTGGCCTTACCCGATCGAGGAAGTCCGCCTGCCGAAAGTCACGCAGCAGCGCACGATCGAGGTCGGCGCCGGTCGCAGCGTCATCGGCGGCCAGGATAGCGGTTTGATGCTGACGGGCGACGGTAGCGTCGTTGACGTTCGCTTCGTGGTGTTCTGGCGCATCAGCCCTGAATCGGATCCGACGACCGGAGAGACGGGCGTCGAGCAGTTCCTCTTCAACATCGCACAGCCTGAGACGACCGTCCGCGAAGTTGCCGAAAGCGCCATGCGCGAAGTCGTCGGCCAGTCGGCCCTTCAGCCGCTTCTGACCGGCGGCCGCCAGAAGACGCAGGAAGACGTGCGTAACCTGATGCAGAAGACGCTCGATTACTATCGGGCCGGCATCAAGATCGATCAGATCCAGCTCAAGGAAGTCGACCCGCCGGCGGAAGTCATCGGTGCGTTCCGCGAAGTTGCGGCAGCTGGTCAGGAGAAGGAAACCCTGATCAAGCAGGCGCAAACCTACCAGGATCAGGTGACGCCGCGTGCCCACGGCGATGCCGACCGCATCATTGCGGCCGCCGAAGGCTATCGTGATCAGACAGTCGCCGAGGCGACGGGCCAGGCTGCCCGCTTCACCAAGGTTTACGACGAATACAAGAAGGCGCCCGACGTGACACGCGAACGGCTCTATCTCGAAATGCAGGAACGCGTTCTCTCCGGAGCCGACAAGATCATCATCGATCAAAAGAACACCGGCCAGGGCGTTGTCCCGTTCCTGCCGCTGGAGCAGCTCCAGAAGCGCGACCAGCAACAGACCGACGGAGCGAAATAA
- a CDS encoding phosphatidylserine decarboxylase, with protein sequence MSKGHGILDTIFDQLSPVHPDGHKFIAIAAAVTLLFFFLYPPLGWVCAGVTAWVVYFFRDPQRVTPLRPGLVVSGADGRISGIEKVVPPAEMGMGSEPRVRISTFLSVFDVHINRAPVAGRIVRSVYIPGTFVNAALDKASEDNERRLIVIETPTDGEVGVVQIAGLVARRIVTFVETGDTVGVGQRFGLIRFGSRVDVYLPPGKTALVSVGQRAIAGETVFADLQSVEPEREARRA encoded by the coding sequence GTGTCCAAAGGCCACGGCATTCTCGATACGATCTTCGACCAGCTATCGCCCGTGCATCCCGATGGACACAAGTTCATTGCCATCGCCGCGGCAGTGACGCTGCTGTTCTTCTTCCTCTATCCGCCGCTCGGATGGGTCTGCGCCGGCGTCACCGCATGGGTCGTCTATTTCTTCCGCGATCCGCAGCGCGTCACGCCGTTACGGCCAGGCTTGGTTGTGTCGGGAGCTGACGGCAGGATCTCGGGCATCGAGAAAGTCGTGCCCCCCGCCGAGATGGGCATGGGCTCGGAGCCGCGGGTCCGTATTTCGACGTTCCTCTCCGTATTTGACGTTCACATCAATCGTGCGCCGGTCGCCGGCCGAATTGTTCGCTCGGTCTACATACCCGGCACTTTTGTGAATGCCGCCCTCGACAAGGCGAGCGAAGACAACGAGCGACGCCTTATCGTCATCGAGACGCCAACAGACGGCGAGGTTGGCGTGGTGCAGATTGCGGGTCTCGTCGCCCGCCGCATCGTGACGTTTGTCGAGACAGGTGACACAGTCGGAGTGGGCCAGCGGTTCGGCCTCATTCGTTTTGGCTCGCGTGTGGACGTTTATCTCCCGCCGGGTAAAACCGCTCTCGTCAGCGTCGGTCAACGTGCGATTGCAGGCGAGACCGTTTTCGCAGATCTTCAGTCGGTCGAACCGGAACGCGAGGCGCGCCGCGCCTGA